In the Psychromicrobium lacuslunae genome, CCGGACGGCCGTCGGAGGGCTTCAAGATGTTGTTCGAGGACAACATCAGGATGCGAGCTTCAGCCTGAGCTTCGGGGCTCAGCGGCAGGTGAACTGCCATCTGGTCACCGTCGAAGTCGGCGTTGAAAGCACCACAAACCAGCGGGTGAAGCTGGATAGCCTTACCTTCCACCAACTGAGGCTCGAAGGCCTGGATACCCAAACGGTGCAGAGTTGGTGCACGGTTCAGCAATACCGGGTGCTCGGTGATGATCTCTTCCAGCACATCCCAAACCTGCGGGCGGTAACGCTCAACCATCCGCTTAGCGCTCTTGATGTTCTGCGCGTGGTTGAGGTCAACCAGGCGCTTCATCACGAAGGGCTTGAAGAGTTCAAGCGCCATCTGCTTAGGCAGACCACACTGGTGCAGCTTGAGCTGCGGACCAACCACGATGACCGAACGGCCCGAGTAGTCAACACGCTTGCCCAACAGGTTCTGACGGAAACGACCCTGCTTGCCCTTGAGCATATCGCTCAACGACTTCAGCGGGCGGTTACCCGGACCGGTCACCGGACGGCCACGACGACCGTTGTCGAAGAGCGCGTCAACTGCTTCCTGCAGCATCCGCTTTTCGTTGTTCACAATGATTTCCGGAGCTCCCAGATCAAGCAAGCGCTTGAGTCGGTTGTTCCGGTTGATCACCCGGCGGTAGAGGTCGTTCAAGTCCGAGGTAGCGAAACGGCCACCGTCGAGCTGCACCATCGGGCGCAGTTCCGGCGGGATCACCGGGACGGCGTCGAGCACCATGCCGAGCGGGCTGTTCTTGGTGGTCAGGAACGCATTGACCACCTTGAGGCGCTTCAGCGCACGGGTCTTGCGCTGACCCTTGCCGTTCTGAATAACATCGCGCAGGGCCTCGGACTCGGCCTCCATGTCGAAGTTCTCCAGGCGCTTCTTGATTGCCTCGGCACCCATTGAACCTTCGAAGTACAGACCGTAGCGGTCACGCAATTCGCGGTAGAGTCCCTCGTCACCTTCCAGATCAGCGACCTTAAGATTCTTGAAACGATCCCAGACCTGTTCAAGGCGCTCAATATCGGCATCGGCACGCTTGCGCACGTTCGCCATCTGACGGTCAGCGGAATCGCGGGCCTTCTTCTTATCGGCTGCCTTAGCACCTTCGCCTTCGAGCTTGCTCAGCTCGCCTTCCAGGTCACGAGCGATGCCGGCGATATCGGCATCCCGGGTATCAACGAGCTGCTTCTTCTCCAGGTCATGCTCGGCCTGCAGGTTCGGCAACTCAGCGTGACGAGCTTCCTCATCAACGCTGGTGATCATGTAGGCAGCGAAGTAGATGACCTTCTCCAGGTCCTTCGGCGCCAGGTCGAGCAAGTAGCCCAGACGCGACGGCACGCCTTTGAAGTACCAAATGTGGGTCACCGGAGCAGCCAGTTCAATGTGGCCCATCCGCTCACGACGCACCTTAGCGCGGGTCACCTCGACGCCGCAGCGCTCACAGATGATGCCCTTGAAGCGCACCCGCTTGTACTTGCCGCAGTAGCACTCCCAGTCACGGGAAGGTCCGAAGATCTTCTCGCAGAAGAGCCCGTCCTTCTCCGGCTTGAGGGTACGGTAATTAATAGTTTCCGGCTTCTTCACCTCGCCGAAAGACCAGTCACGGATATCATCCGCAGTGGCCAGACCGATTTGCATCAGCCCGAATGTAGATTCGCTGGACATGTGGGTCCTTATCTCTCAATCTTGTGTCTGAAGTCTTACCAAAGTCTGTGTTCGCTTTTCTAGCCGCCGTCAGCCGTATACTCGAGCCGCTGCTGCAGGTATCGGGCCGCCGGAACGACCTGGCTGCGGTCGCTTAGCGACCTTTGCCCGCTAGTATCCGGCTTTCCCCGATACCCTCCGCAGCTTCACCGCAAGGTTCCGCTTGGAACGGTTGCCCTAGCCACGGCGAGCCTAGCTACACCTCTTCGACGGAGTTCGGCTCAGCCCTGGAGAGGTCGATGCCGAGTTCCTCCGCGGCCCGGAAGACTTCTTCATCCGAGTCACGCATTTCAATCGTGTTGCCGTCGGTGGAGAGAACCTCCACGTTCAAGCAGAGCGACTGCATTTCCTTGATCAGAACCTTGAAGGACTCGGGAATACCCGGCTCCGGGATGTTCTCACCCTTGACGATGGCTTCGTAGACCTTGACACGGCCGTGAATGTCATCGGACTTGATGGTCAGCAGTTCCTGCAAGGTGTAAGCGGCGCCATATGCTTCCAGCGCCCACACTTCCATTTCACCGAAACGCTGTCCGCCGAACTGCGCCTTACCGCCCAAGGGCTGCTGGGTGATCATCGAGTACGGACCGGTGGAACGGGCGTGAATCTTATCGTCCACCAAGTGGTGAAGCTTCAAGATGTACATGTAGCCCACCGAGATCGGATCCGGGAATGGCTCGCCGGAACGGCCGTCGAACAACCGGGTCTTACCGGAGCGGTCGATCAAGCGGTCACCATCGCGGGTCACATTGGTCGAATCGAGCAAGCCCGCGATTTCCTCTTCGCGAGCACCGTCGAAGACCGGGGTAGCCAGCGTCTGGTTAGCCGGAGTCTCACGCGGCATGTTCGGCAGATTCTTGATCCACTCCGGGTTGCCTTCAACCTTCCAACCGGTCTTGGCGATCCAGCCGAGGTGAAGTTCCAGTACCTGTCCGACGTTCATACGACCGGGCACACCCAAGGGGTTCAGCACGATATCGACCGGGGTGCCGTCAGCAAGGAACGGCATATCCTCGATCGGCAGGATCTTGGAGATAACACCCTTGTTTCCGTGACGGCCGGCCAGCTTGTCACCGTCAGTGATCTTACGCTTGGCAGCCACGTAGACGCGGACCAACTGGTTCACGCCCGGGGGCAGCTCATCGTCGTTGTCACGGTCGAAAACGCGGACGCCGATCACGGTACCGGACTCGCCGTGCGGCACCTTGAGCGAGGTGTCACGAACTTCACGGGACTTCTCACCGAAGATGGCGCGCAGCAGACGCTCTTCCGGGGTCAACTCGGTCTCGCCCTTAGGGGTGACCTTGCCAACCAGGATGTCGCCGGCGTCAACCTCGGCACCGATGTGGATGATGCCGCGCTCGTCCAGACCGGCCAGGATCTCCTCGGAGACGTTCGGAATATCCCGAGTGATCTCCTCGGCACCCAGCTTGGTGTCACGAGCATCGATTTCGTGCTCTTCGATGTGGATCGAGGAAAGCACGTCTTCGGCAACCAGACGCTGCGAAAGGATGATGGCATCCTCGAAGTTGTGACCTTCCCAGGACATGAAAGCAACCAACAGGTTCTTACCCAACGCCAGTTCGCCCTGATCGGTGGCTGGGCCGTCGGCAATGATGCCGCCGATTTCCAGACGCTGACCTTCGGAAACCAAGACGCGCTGGTTATAAGCGGTGCCCTGGTTGGAGCGGTTGTACTTGGCGATCCGGTAGTTGGTCTCGGTGCCATCGTCGTTCAGCACGATCACCAGATCGGCAGAAACTTCGCTGACCACACCGGCTTTCTTAGCAATCACCACGTCGCCTGCGTCAACCGCAGCTGCACGCTCCATACCGGTGCCCACTACTGGGGCCTCGGAACGCACCAACGGCACGGCCTGACGCTGCATATTGGCACCCATCAAAGCGCGGTTAGCATCGTCATGCTCGAGGAACGGGATCAGGGCGGTAGCCACCGACACCATCTGGCGCGGCGAGACGTCCATGTACTCGACCTCGTCGGCCGGGATCAGCACGGGCTCGCCGCCACCGCCACGCTGGCGAACCAGCACGGTGTCTTCGACGAACTTGCCGTTGGCATCCAGCGGCGCGTTAGCCTGAGCGATAACCACCTCGACCTCGTCATCAGCGGTCAGGTAATCGACATCGTCGGAAACCTTACCCTTGGAGACCTTGCGGTACGGGGTCTCGATGAAGCCAAAGGGGTTGATCCGGCCGTAGGAAGCCAGCGAACCGATCAGACCGATGTTCGGGCCTTCAGGGGTTTCAATCGGGCACATCCGGCCGTAGTGGGACGGGTGAACGTCACGAACTTCCATGCCTGCGCGGTCGCGGGAAAGACCACCCGGGCCCAGCGCGGAAAGACGACGCTTGTGCGTCAAACCGGCCAACGGGTTGTTCTGATCCATGAACTGTGAGAGCTGCGAAGTGCCGAAGAACTCCTTGATCGCGGCCACCACGGGGCGGATGTTAATCAGGGTCTGC is a window encoding:
- the rpoB gene encoding DNA-directed RNA polymerase subunit beta; the protein is MVASSASNNQTANDASSADSTDGATRRISFAKIHEPLDVPNLLALQTESFDWLVGNERWQDRMQKAVDSGDESVATTSGLADIFEEISPIEDFQGTMSLSFSEPEFADPKYTMDECKDRDATYAAPLYVKAEFMNNNTGEIKQQTVFMGDFPLMTEKGTFVINGTERVVVSQLVRSPGAYFERAADKTSDKDIFTAKIIPSRGAWFELEIDKRDQVGVRLDRKRKQSVTVLLKALGWTEGQILEEFGEFDSIRATLEKDGTATREDALLDIYRKLRPGEPPTVEAAQTLLENLYFNPKRYDLAKVGRYKINRKLGIDKSLAAPNASVLDIDDIVAMIKFLVTLHAGGKTLTGKRDGKDAEIRVEIDDIDHFGNRRIRAVGELIENQVRTGLSRMERVVRERMTTQDVEAITPQTLINIRPVVAAIKEFFGTSQLSQFMDQNNPLAGLTHKRRLSALGPGGLSRDRAGMEVRDVHPSHYGRMCPIETPEGPNIGLIGSLASYGRINPFGFIETPYRKVSKGKVSDDVDYLTADDEVEVVIAQANAPLDANGKFVEDTVLVRQRGGGGEPVLIPADEVEYMDVSPRQMVSVATALIPFLEHDDANRALMGANMQRQAVPLVRSEAPVVGTGMERAAAVDAGDVVIAKKAGVVSEVSADLVIVLNDDGTETNYRIAKYNRSNQGTAYNQRVLVSEGQRLEIGGIIADGPATDQGELALGKNLLVAFMSWEGHNFEDAIILSQRLVAEDVLSSIHIEEHEIDARDTKLGAEEITRDIPNVSEEILAGLDERGIIHIGAEVDAGDILVGKVTPKGETELTPEERLLRAIFGEKSREVRDTSLKVPHGESGTVIGVRVFDRDNDDELPPGVNQLVRVYVAAKRKITDGDKLAGRHGNKGVISKILPIEDMPFLADGTPVDIVLNPLGVPGRMNVGQVLELHLGWIAKTGWKVEGNPEWIKNLPNMPRETPANQTLATPVFDGAREEEIAGLLDSTNVTRDGDRLIDRSGKTRLFDGRSGEPFPDPISVGYMYILKLHHLVDDKIHARSTGPYSMITQQPLGGKAQFGGQRFGEMEVWALEAYGAAYTLQELLTIKSDDIHGRVKVYEAIVKGENIPEPGIPESFKVLIKEMQSLCLNVEVLSTDGNTIEMRDSDEEVFRAAEELGIDLSRAEPNSVEEV